The Kordia sp. SMS9 DNA window AAACTCACTAAAAAGAACATAAAAACAGTCCAAAATAAAAATCCAAGAAATGAAATAGATCAAATCTTGGATTTTTATGTTCTTGTTAGCTTTAAGTGAGCTATTTTCTGAATGCGCCGAGTTAATTTTTGATAAGAAATAGTAATTGACTGACAATTTGAGCAAAGTTGATTGTGAAAAACTAAGCTATAGGTAAAATAAATTGAAACATTTTTGTTAATAGGTATTATTGATGAACAATTAAAATTCGACCTCTATAAATTGTTTTTAAAGCATAAAAAAAAGACGCAAATATATTAGCGTCTTATGTGCGTATGGTGTCTTAAAAAGCTTTAAAATGATTTTAGGTCAGCGCTTTTCGTTAAAAACTACGATTCGTCATCACGAGGAACGTTAGTGACGTGGTGATCTGTTTATCGTAAAGCAAAGTTGTTATTTGAAGCCACAAATTTCTAAGAAATTTTCGTAAGGACGTATCAAAAAACAATAATCTTACTAATATATTAGTAATTCGCTATGAAAGTATCTCAATACTCACTACTAACACCTAAAACTCACTCGTAAAATGAAACTTTATCTTCGGATACTTCTGTTGTGTCATTTGTAAGGAGAACGAAGAATCGGCCAAAAAGACCAATTTATTTTCCTTATCGCGTGCTAAAAACTTCTGTTTTACACGTTTAAAATCTAAAAACTCAGGATCTTTTTCGTCTTCAACTTCTACCCAACATGCTTTATGAACGTTCAAATTTTCATACGAACATTTTGCGCCATATTCATGTTCCAAACGATACTGAATCACTTCATATTGCAGTGCTCCAACGGTTCCAATAATCTGACGTCCGTTCAAATCTAACGTAAACAATTGTGCAACTCCTTCGTCCATCAACTGATTGATCCCTTTTCGTAACTGCTTAGATTTCATCGGATCAGCATTATTGATATATCTAAAATGTTCAGGTGAAAAACTTGGAACACCTTTGTAGTTCAGCTTCTCGCCAGCGGTTAAAGTATCTCCAATTTTAAAATTTCCAGTATCGTGCAAACCGACAATATCACCAGGGAAAGACTCGTCAACAATCTGCTTTTTCTCGGCAAAAAATGCGTTCGGACTAGAAAACTTTAGTTTCTTATCTAATCGTACATGTAAATACGGTGTATTTCGTTTAAAAACTCCGGAAACAATCTTAATAAAAGCCAGTCTATCTCTATGTTTCGGATCCATATTTGCATGAATCTTAAACACAAATCCAGAAAATGTATCTTCATCAGGAGCTACCAAACGTTCTTCTGACATTTTTGGTAGTGGACTGGGCGCAATTTCCACAAAACAATCCAACAATTCGCGCACTC harbors:
- a CDS encoding peptide chain release factor 3; the protein is MSIQQEIDKRRTFGIISHPDAGKTTLTEKLLLFGGAIQEAGAVKNNKIKKGATSDFMEIERQRGISVATSVLAFIYKNKKINILDTPGHKDFAEDTFRTLSAVDSVIVVIDVAKGVEEQTEKLVEVCRMRKIPIIVFINKLDREGKDAFDLLDEVEQKLGLRVTPLSFPIGMGYDFKGIYNIWEKNINLFAADNKQTISEAIHFEDVNNPELENYIGETAAETLREELELVYEVYPKFNREAYLNSELQPVFFGSALNNFGVRELLDCFVEIAPSPLPKMSEERLVAPDEDTFSGFVFKIHANMDPKHRDRLAFIKIVSGVFKRNTPYLHVRLDKKLKFSSPNAFFAEKKQIVDESFPGDIVGLHDTGNFKIGDTLTAGEKLNYKGVPSFSPEHFRYINNADPMKSKQLRKGINQLMDEGVAQLFTLDLNGRQIIGTVGALQYEVIQYRLEHEYGAKCSYENLNVHKACWVEVEDEKDPEFLDFKRVKQKFLARDKENKLVFLADSSFSLQMTQQKYPKIKFHFTSEF